A window from Corvus cornix cornix isolate S_Up_H32 chromosome 8, ASM73873v5, whole genome shotgun sequence encodes these proteins:
- the CDC7 gene encoding cell division cycle 7-related protein kinase, which translates to METVLKSPCDEQHPQQAEDFHGNLEQNSKLSGIKKDVEKLYEAVPQLVNVFKIKEKIGEGTFSSVYLATAQLQTGYEEKMALKHLIPTSHPLRIAAELQCLTVAGGQDNVMGVKYCFRKNDHVVIVMPYLEHESFLDILNSLSFEEVREYMFNLFKALRRIHHFGIVHRDVKPSNFLYNRQLKKYALVDFGLAQGTPDTKIELLKTAHSEDQQGSCLQNNPIVALGNGVSVSVTAPKQIAQQSASKAADRRSSSLLKVQMKQGRGEKEDSVHHSVQRSVFGERNFNVYSSTYQENSGTKLIKQSKMIDVSSRKLVTKKKIISTKTVSNGAARKAASGCPLNLPCDCYATDRVCSVCLSRRQQVAPRAGTPGFRAPEVLTKCPTQTTAIDMWSAGIIFLSLLSGRYPFFKASDDLTALAQIMTVRGSRETIQAARTFGKSVVCTQVVPTQNLRTLCEKLRGTNSSCKRSQGEGPSRSENNTALPVAADKPCAPETLGKQIQHLQNFQEGDGALEVKATDMKGWDQVPDEAYDLLDKLLDLNPATRITAKEALLHPFFKDIKL; encoded by the exons ATGGAGACAGTGTTGAAGTCTCCCTGTGATGAACAGCACCCTCAGCAGGCTGAAGACTTCCACGGAAATCTTGAGCAGAACAGCAAGCTTTCAG gaataaaaaaagatgttGAAAAACTTTATGAAGCAGTGCCACAGCTTGTAAATGTGTtcaaaattaaggaaaaaattggAGAAg GTACTTTTAGTTCTGTTTACTTGGCCACAGCACAATTACAAACaggatatgaagaaaaaatggcTCTGAAACACTTGATTCCAACCAGCCACCCCCTGCGAATAGCTGCTGAACTTCAGTGCCTCACAGTGGCAGG GGGACAAGATAATGTTATGGGAGTTAAATACTGCTTTAGGAAAAATGATCATGTTGTTATTGTTATGCCCTATCTGGAACATGAATCCTTCTTG GACATTTTGAATTCCCTTTCCTTTGAAGAAGTGAGGGAATACATGTTTAATCTGTTTAAAGCGTTGAGGCGCATTCATCACTTCGGTATTGTTCACCGTGATGTCAAGCCCAGCAACTTCCTCTACAACAGGCAGCTAAAAAA gtATGCCTTGGTAGATTTTGGCTTGGCACAAGGAACCCCTGATACAAAAATTGAGCTTCTTAAAACTGCCCACTCTGAAGACCAGCAGGGAAGTTGCTTGCAAAATAATCCCATTGTAGCCTTGGGAAATGGGGTTTCTGTCAGTGTCACAGCACCTAAACAGATAGCTCAACAGTCAGCCTCAAAAGCAGCTGATAGAAGGTCCAGCTCACTTCTGAAAGTACAGATGAaacaaggaagaggagaaaag GAGGACTCTGTGCACCATTCTGTCCAGCGCTCTGTCTTCGGAGAGAGGAATTTCAATGTCTATAGTTCTACATACCAGGAGAACTCAGGCACAAAA CTCATAAAACAATCAAAGATGATCGATGTTTCATCTAGGAAGCTAGTAACAAAGAAGAAGATTATTTCTACCAAAACTGTGAGCAATGGGGCAGCCAGGAAAGCTGCCAGTGGTTGCCCTTTAAACCTGCCCTGTGACTGTTATGCAACCGATAGAGTTTGCAGTGTTTGCCTTTCAAG GCGTCAACAAGtggctcccagggcaggaacACCTGGATTCCGAGCACCAGAAGTATTAACAAAGTGCCCCACTCAGACCACAG cAATAGACATGTGGTCTGCAGGAATCATATTCCTTTCTCTACTCAGTGGACGATATCcatttttcaaagcaagtgATGATTTAACTGCTTTGGCACAAATCATGACAGTTCGTGGATCCAGAGAAACCATTCAGGCTGCTAGAACTTTTG gaaaatCAGTTGTGTGTACCCAAGTTGTCCCAACTCAAAATCTACGAACCCTCTGTGAAAAGCTGAGAGGAACAAATAGCAGCTGTAAGAGATCTCAGGGGGAAGGGCCCAGCAGGTCTGAAAACAACACAGCTTTGCCAGTTGCAGCAGACAAACCCTGTGCTCCTGAGACACTCGGAAAACAAATTCAACACTTACAGAATTTTCAGGAAGGTGATGGTGCTTTGGAAGTCAAGGCAACTGACATGAAAGGATGGGATCAGGTTCCTGATGAAGCATATGACCTACTTGATAAGCTACTAGACTTAAACCCTGCAACAAGAATAACTGCAAAAGAGGCTTTGCTGcatcctttttttaaagacataaaaCTCTGA